Below is a window of Mycolicibacterium chitae DNA.
CGGCACGCTGAACTTCATCACGCCTGAGAAGATCACCGAGGCGGCAGGATTGGCCAAGCGCGGCAAGGTCTTTGCCCTCGGTGCCGACTTCGGCTCCAACGGGCCGCAGGGGGCGTTCAAGTTCCGCAACAATCCCGTGCACGTGATGACCGTCGACGGCGGCGACGCCGACACCCTGGTCCGCTACGGGCCCGACTGGCTGCGCAACGCCGTCGCCCACGACGTCAGCGCGTTCTTCGCCGACAACCCGTTCCGGTTCAACGACGACATGATCGTGATGCCGCTGCAGGCGGCCACCCAGTGGGACGCCCTGAGCCACGTGTACTACGAGGACAAGCTGTACAACGGGTTTCCCGCAGGTTCGGTGACCAGCTTCGGTGCCTACCACTGTGGGATCGACAAGGTCGACGCCAAGGGCATCACCTCGCGCGGGGTGCTGCTCGATGTGGTGCGCTTCCGGGGCGCCGAGGTGTTCCTGGAACCGGGCAACCCGGTGACCCCCGACGAACTCGACGCGGTCGCCAAGAGCCAGGGCGTCGAGGTGCGCAGCGGTGACGTCGTGCTGGTCCACACCGGCTGGTGGACCCGGTTCTGCGCCACCGGCGACGGCGCCGAGGCCGGTTCGGGCCTGGACTGGCGCTGCGCATCGTGGTTGCACGCCCACGAGGTGGCCGCGGTGGCCGCCGACAACCTGATGGTCGAGGATCCGGATCCGGCCGCCGGCGTCGAGGGCACGTTCCTGCCGATGCACATGCTCTGCCTGCGCGACATGGGTCTGATGCTCGGCGAGTACTGGGACCTGACGGCGCTGTCCGCCGACTGCGCCGCGGACGGCGTCTACGAGTTCCAACTCGTGGCGCCCCCACTCAGTGTCGTTGGGGCAGTGGGCTCCCCGGTGAACCCGATCGCGATCAAGTGATCGCCCGGTCGAGCGGCGCGCGCAGGTGAGATTCGTTCTGGTGCACGGCGGCTTTCACGCCGCGTGGTGCTGGGAGCGCGCCATCGAGGAACTTCGTGTGCTCGGTCACGACGCCGTCGCGGTGGACCTGCCGGGCCACGGGGCACGCATCGACGAG
It encodes the following:
- a CDS encoding cyclase family protein, encoding MAGTMQDFRKMADEVRNWGRWGDADEVGTLNFITPEKITEAAGLAKRGKVFALGADFGSNGPQGAFKFRNNPVHVMTVDGGDADTLVRYGPDWLRNAVAHDVSAFFADNPFRFNDDMIVMPLQAATQWDALSHVYYEDKLYNGFPAGSVTSFGAYHCGIDKVDAKGITSRGVLLDVVRFRGAEVFLEPGNPVTPDELDAVAKSQGVEVRSGDVVLVHTGWWTRFCATGDGAEAGSGLDWRCASWLHAHEVAAVAADNLMVEDPDPAAGVEGTFLPMHMLCLRDMGLMLGEYWDLTALSADCAADGVYEFQLVAPPLSVVGAVGSPVNPIAIK